Proteins found in one Alicyclobacillus cycloheptanicus genomic segment:
- a CDS encoding Crp/Fnr family transcriptional regulator encodes MFRTVLDTPLFAGIVPSDPEWVVSRFTERSVPKHQVLFYQGDLGTEMYVIKSGVFQIFLQENAHILIIGHQFPGETVGELELIHVDNQRVTSVSAAEDAVVWVIRKADLEDLLSQYPLLLRRITQVIGERLTQADRKISYLAFMDTRLRVANLLLDLYENFGVERENGYLIQWKITQQHFANMIGVNRESATRALQSFQDEGVVTLRNRQITITNLSKLQRIAAKEAGLQRRWHAPLKHRV; translated from the coding sequence ATGTTTCGGACCGTTCTTGACACCCCATTGTTCGCAGGTATCGTGCCGAGCGATCCGGAGTGGGTGGTGTCCAGGTTTACGGAGCGGTCTGTCCCCAAGCACCAGGTGCTGTTCTATCAGGGTGACCTGGGCACAGAAATGTACGTCATCAAGTCCGGCGTCTTTCAGATTTTCCTGCAGGAGAATGCCCACATCCTCATCATCGGGCACCAATTCCCGGGCGAAACGGTCGGGGAGTTGGAACTCATCCATGTCGACAACCAACGGGTCACCTCCGTGTCTGCCGCCGAAGACGCCGTGGTCTGGGTCATTCGCAAGGCAGACCTTGAAGATCTCCTGTCTCAGTATCCGCTCCTGCTCCGCAGAATCACACAGGTGATTGGCGAACGGCTCACCCAAGCCGATCGAAAAATATCCTACCTGGCCTTTATGGATACGCGGCTGCGTGTCGCCAATCTGCTGCTGGACCTGTATGAAAACTTCGGTGTCGAACGGGAGAACGGGTACCTCATTCAATGGAAAATCACCCAGCAGCACTTCGCCAACATGATCGGTGTCAACCGTGAATCGGCCACGCGCGCGTTGCAATCCTTTCAGGACGAAGGCGTTGTCACCCTCCGAAACCGGCAGATTACCATTACGAATCTCAGCAAGCTGCAGCGAATCGCCGCGAAGGAAGCCGGCCTGCAGCGGCGGTGGCACGCGCCCTTGAAACACCGCGTTTGA